In one window of Nicotiana tabacum cultivar K326 chromosome 12, ASM71507v2, whole genome shotgun sequence DNA:
- the LOC107805479 gene encoding putative mitochondrial protein AtMg00820, which produces MTTSHIPDIKEPRNIKEALSKSHWVDAMTEEMQALHSNANWKLAPAWPDVNVVSSHWGFKTNLKADGSVERFKARLVAKGYSQIERVDFEDTFSPMVKATTIRIVLSVAITLNWDIK; this is translated from the coding sequence ATGACTACTTCCCATATCCCAGATATCAAAGAACCTCGCAACATCAAGGAGGCTTTATCCAAAAGTCACTGGGTCGATGCTATGACTGAAGAAATGCAGGCACTACATTCAAATGCAAACTGGAAGTTGGCTCCTGCATGGCCTGATGTAAATGTTGTTAGCTCACATTGGGgttttaaaactaatttaaaaGCAGATGGCTCGGTTGAACGCTTCAAAGCTAGGTTGGTCGCAAAGGGTTATAGTCAAATAGAGAGGGTGGACTTTGAGGATACTTTTAGTCCGATGGTGAAGGCAACTACCATTCGAATAGTTCTTTCTGTTGCTATCACTCTAAATTGGGATATCAAATAA
- the LOC107805482 gene encoding 26S proteasome non-ATPase regulatory subunit 11 homolog, translating to MSSSYLPATTDSLAQASEATSPSDAISILYRILDNPSSASEALRIKEQAISNLSDLLRQENRAEELKNLLTQLRPFFSLIPKAKTAKIVRGIIDAVAKIPGTSDLQVTLCKDIVEWTRKEKRTFLRQRIEARLAALLMENKEYSEALTLLSGLIKEVRRLDDKLLLVEIDLLESKLHFSLRNLPKAKAALTAARTAANAIYVPPAQQGSIDLQSGILHAEEKDYKTAYSYFYEAFEAFNALEDPQAIYSLKYMLLCKIMVNQSDDVAGIISSPKVGLQYQGPEVDAMKAVADAHSKRSLKLFETALRNFKAQLDEDPIVHRHLSSLYDTLLEQNLCRLIEPFSRVEIAHIAELIELPGDHVEKKLSQMILDKKFAGTLDQGAGCLIIFEDPKPDAIYPATLETVSNMGKVVDSLFVRSSRIIA from the coding sequence ATGTCATCTTCCTATCTCCCAGCAACTACTGATTCTCTAGCTCAGGCTTCTGAGGCTACATCACCATCTGACGCCATCTCTATTCTTTACCGCATCCTTGATAACCCATCTTCTGCTTCCGAGGCCCTAAGGATCAAAGAGCAGGCAATCTCCAATCTCTCTGACCTCCTTAGACAGGAGAATAGGGCTGAGGAACTTAAAAACCTTCTGACCCAGTTGCGCCCCTTCTTTTCTTTGATCCCCAAGGCAAAAACTGCAAAAATTGTTCGAGGAATTATTGATGCAGTGGCTAAAATACCAGGTACATCTGACCTTCAGGTTACACTTTGCAAGGATATAGTGGAGTGGACCCGTAAGGAGAAGCGGACGTTTCTTCGTCAACGAATTGAGGCTAGACTCGCAGCTCTTTTGATGGAAAACAAGGAGTACTCTGAAGCATTGACACTCCTTTCAGGATTGATTAAGGAGGTGAGAAGATTGGATGATAAGCTGCTTCTTGTGGAGATTGACTTGCTGGAGAGCAAGCTACATTTCTCGCTGAGAAATCTTCCCAAAGCCAAGGCTGCGCTCACAGCTGCTCGAACAGCAGCCAATGCTATTTATGTGCCTCCAGCTCAGCAAGGTTCTATTGATTTGCAGAGTGGGATCCTTCATGCGGAAGAGAAGGATTATAAAACTGCTTACAGCTATTTCTATGAAGCATTTGAAGCATTCAATGCCCTTGAAGATCCCCAGGCCATATACAGCCTCAAGTATATGTTGCTTTGCAAAATCATGGTCAACCAGTCTGATGATGTTGCAggaataatatcatccccaaagGTTGGATTGCAATATCAGGGGCCAGAAGTCGATGCAATGAAAGCTGTTGCGGATGCACACTCCAAGCGCTCCTTGAAGCTCTTCGAGACTGCTCTTCGGAACTTTAAGGCTCAGCTAGATGAAGATCCTATCGTCCACCGGCACCTGTCTTCCCTCTATGACACTTTGCTGGAGCAGAACCTTTGTAGGTTGATTGAGCCCTTTTCGAGAGTTGAGATTGCTCATATTGCTGAGTTGATTGAGTTGCCTGGTGACCATGTTGAGAAGAAGTTATCTCAAATGATTTTGGACAAGAAATTCGCAGGGACCCTGGACCAGGGTGCTGGATGCCTTATAATTTTTGAGGATCCTAAACCAGATGCAATTTACCCAGCTACGTTGGAGACTGTTTCAAATATGGGGAAGGTTGTTGACAGTCTGTTTGTAAGATCTTCGAGAATAATAGCTTGA